A genomic window from Phoenix dactylifera cultivar Barhee BC4 unplaced genomic scaffold, palm_55x_up_171113_PBpolish2nd_filt_p 000007F, whole genome shotgun sequence includes:
- the LOC120104529 gene encoding vegetative cell wall protein gp1-like: MEFDGASSLFSGVGFMPSQATQAPDPSSPASMEFDGASSLFSGVGFMPSQATQAPDPSSPASMEFDGASSLFSGVGFMPSQATQAPDPSSPASASCLLRPPKPPILLLRRRWSSMELPPSSPASASCLLRPPKPPIPPPSPPPRYPSPLSLSL, encoded by the exons ATGGAGTTCGATGGagcttcctccctcttctccggcgtcgGCTTCATGCCTTCTCAGGCCACCCAAGCCCCCGATCCTTCTTCTCCGGCGTCGATGGAGTTCGATGGagcttcctccctcttctccggcgtcgGCTTCATGCCTTCTCAGGCCACCCAAGCCCCCGATCCTTCTTCTCCGGCGTCGATGGAGTTCGATGGagcttcctccctcttctccggcgtcggcttcatgccttctcaggccacccaagcccccgatccctcttctccggcgtcgGCTTCATGCCTTCTCAGGCCACCCAAGCCCCCGATCCTTCTTCTCCGACGTCGATGGAGTTCGATGGagcttcctccctcttctccggcgtcggcttcatgccttctcaggccac ccaagcccccgatccctcctccttctcccccgCCAAGGTACCcatcgcctctctctctctctctgtag